The Bacillota bacterium genomic interval CGGGGGCGGCCGCCCACATGCCCGTCAGCAGCGCGCCCGACAGACCCACGGTGGCCAGTGCAGACACGAGCTTCTTCAACTTAACAGCCATGAACCGAGTCCCCTCCCTCTCCCCGCTCTCGTTCTTGCCCCTGCGACCTGCCCTGCTTCCCTGCGTCCTACGCCATGGCGTCCTACCTGAGCTCGGACATGGCCATCCTCCGTAAGGTGTGGAGCCGGCCCTTCACCGCAATGGACAGGGCCATGATGTTTTCCGGCGGCGCCATGCCCCCGTACCCGCAGTCACCGATGTGGAGAACATCGGCACCGGCCATCTTGCCAGCGAGCCCGAACTCCCGCACCGTCTCCGGATCGGAGCTCTCCTGGCAGGTGCCGATGGCGGCCAGGACAAGCGCCCCTCTCCGGTGCACGGCGTCCACGAGCGCCGCCACCCGCTCCACGGTGAACCCGGGCACCGTCCCCGGCGCGGGCAGCAGCACCACGTCGGCGCCGGCCCCGACGAACGCCTCCACATCCTCTTCCGTCAGCATCCTTCGGCCGGACTCGCTGAGCACCCCGGCTGCGTGCATCTTACCGGCCACCACGATGAGCCGGTCGCCGGCCACCTCGCGGCACTGCCGGATAGCGTCGAGGATAAGGGGATTGCTGACACCCGTGCCCGGG includes:
- a CDS encoding haloacid dehalogenase-like hydrolase, whose protein sequence is MKRILEMTPSELRNTRGRQLLESIQAAEGRTIVAEVVAPSPGFVRPLTNAEVAAAFGADLILLNGYDSLQPAIGGLPADGPDQSNPDDAVRVLKQLVGRPIGINLEPCPPGASISTGRQASRQTVEAALRQGVDFVVLTGNPGTGVSNPLILDAIRQCREVAGDRLIVVAGKMHAAGVLSESGRRMLTEEDVEAFVGAGADVVLLPAPGTVPGFTVERVAALVDAVHRRGALVLAAIGTCQESSDPETVREFGLAGKMAGADVLHIGDCGYGGMAPPENIMALSIAVKGRLHTLRRMAMSELR